The following proteins come from a genomic window of Amphiura filiformis chromosome 16, Afil_fr2py, whole genome shotgun sequence:
- the LOC140172720 gene encoding diphosphomevalonate decarboxylase-like: MASAEEGGVKTTPAKIATCRAPVNIAVIKYYMFIGFTFYRGKRNEELILPVNSSLSATLHIDQLCTTTTIAASKYFTKDRIWLNGKEESLENPRLKTCLKEIRRRARTRKSAPEDSESDQQMNGITAEDKLDWRVHICSENNFPTAAGLASSAAGYACLVATLAEVYGIKGNVSDIARQGSGSACRSMYGGFVQWIMGERDDGIDSIADQVEPEDHWPNMRVLILVVSAEKKSTSSTSGMQTTVNTSPLLQYRADHVVPQRMEDMIKAVKEKDFEAFAELTMKDSNQFHAVCLDTHPPISYMNDISRTIVSLVHAYNDFHNRTKVAYTFDAGPNAVLYLLEKDVSDVLSFINHCFPPSDSSSNGETFIRGLAADVTTPNKKLLNAVHFDPRPNSLRYIIHTKVGPGPQTIEETACHLLDPATGMPK, translated from the exons ATATGTTTATTGGTTTTACATTTTACAGGGGAAAGAGAAATGAAGAGTTGATACTACCTGTGAATTCATCATTGAGTGCAACATTACATATAGATCAACTGTGCACCACTACTACAATAGCTGCCAGCAAATATTTCACTAAAGATAGGATATGGCTAAATGGAAA AGAAGAATCTTTGGAGAATCCCAGACTGAAGACATGTCTCAAAGAAA TCCGCAGGAGAGCCCGTACACGTAAGTCCGCACCTGAAGATAGTGAGTCAGATCAACAGATGAATGGAATAACAGCAGAAGACAAGCTGGACTGGCGAGTACATATCTGTTCTGAGAATAACTTCCCCACAGCTGCAGGCCTGGCTTCATCTGCTGCAGGGTATGCATGTTTAG TTGCTACACTAGCTGAGGTGTATGGTATCAAGGGTAATGTGTCTGACATCGCCAGACAAGGGTCAGGCAGTGCCTGCCGTAGCATGTATGGCGGATTTGTGCAATGGATTATGGGAGAAAGGGATGATGGGATTGATAGTATCGCTGACCAAGTGGAACCAGAAGACCATTGGCCGAACATGAGGGTACTCATTCTTGTG gttAGTGCAGAGAAGAAATCCACCAGTAGTACAAGTGGTATGCAGACAACAGTGAACACCAGTCCATTACTCCAATACAGAGCAGACCATGTAGTACCCCAGAGGATGGAAGATATGATCAAAGCTGTTAAGGAGAAAGACTTTGAAGCTTTTGCAGAACTCACAATGAAG GATAGTAACCAATTCCATGCAGTATGCTTAGACACACATCCACCCATCTCCTATATGAATGATATATCCAGGACCATAGTCAGCCTTGTACATGCGTATAATGATTTCCATAATAGAACAAAA GTTGCATACACATTTGATGCAGGACCCAATGCAGTATTATACCTACTTGAGAAAGATGTCAGTGACGTGTTATCATTTATCAATCACTGTTTCCCTCCTAGTGACTCCTCCTCCAATGGTGAGACATTCATACGGGGTCTCGCTGCCGATGTAACAACACCAAATAAG AAACTGTTGAATGCTGTCCACTTCGATCCAAGACCCAACTCTCTACGCTATATCATTCACACTAAAGTTGGACCAGGACCACAGACAATAGAAGAAACAGCCTGCCATCTCTTAGATCCTGCTACAGGAATGCCTAAATGA